A window from Chryseobacterium vaccae encodes these proteins:
- the murC gene encoding UDP-N-acetylmuramate--L-alanine ligase, translating into MNILETYQKFYFVGIGGIGMSALARYFNASGKKVLGYDKTDTKLTQQLMKEGIDIAFEDILDERITSLHKEDTLVIYTPAIKTLGILDYFNQNQFEVLKRAKVLGLITENTECIAVAGTHGKTTTSTLVSHLCKEADLPFSCFLGGISENFKSNFLYNGTQYSVVEADEYDRSFLNLSPDWAVITSTDADHLDIYGDKSHIEEGFRQFAALVPEDRQLFVRKGLEIGRAHQTYAVNEKADYYSDNLRMDHDKIYFDFHTPTETIKDFVWEIPGIHNVENATAALAILHNLGVDFETLKKAIANFKGIKRRYTKHIYPNGKIYIDDYAHHPTEINAVMSSVRTFYPDKKLLVVFQPHLFSRTRDFADGFAESLSNSDELILLDIYPARELQENFEGITSDWLLEKVTLDKKEVSALSDAFEKIKEKDFDILLTVGAGNIDTLYDPVCEWISKI; encoded by the coding sequence ATGAATATTTTAGAAACATATCAGAAATTTTACTTCGTCGGAATCGGCGGGATCGGGATGAGTGCTCTGGCGCGTTACTTCAACGCATCAGGCAAAAAAGTATTGGGATATGATAAAACCGATACCAAACTGACTCAACAGCTGATGAAAGAAGGAATTGATATTGCTTTTGAGGATATTCTTGACGAAAGAATTACTTCCCTTCACAAAGAAGACACTCTGGTGATCTATACTCCGGCTATTAAAACACTGGGAATCCTTGATTATTTCAATCAAAACCAGTTTGAAGTTTTAAAACGTGCCAAAGTATTAGGACTGATCACAGAAAATACAGAATGTATTGCGGTAGCCGGAACCCATGGAAAAACCACCACCTCTACTCTGGTTTCCCATTTGTGTAAAGAAGCAGATCTTCCTTTCTCATGCTTTTTAGGAGGAATTTCTGAGAACTTTAAGTCTAACTTTCTGTACAATGGAACACAATATTCAGTAGTAGAAGCGGATGAATATGACAGAAGCTTCCTGAATCTTTCTCCGGACTGGGCGGTTATTACCTCTACCGATGCAGACCATCTTGATATTTATGGCGACAAAAGCCATATTGAGGAAGGATTCAGACAGTTTGCAGCACTGGTTCCGGAAGACAGACAGCTGTTTGTGAGAAAAGGACTAGAAATAGGCAGAGCGCATCAGACCTATGCCGTTAATGAAAAAGCAGATTACTATTCAGATAATCTGCGTATGGATCACGATAAAATCTATTTTGATTTCCATACCCCGACTGAAACCATAAAAGATTTCGTTTGGGAAATCCCGGGTATCCACAACGTGGAAAACGCCACGGCGGCATTGGCTATCCTGCACAATTTAGGCGTAGATTTTGAGACCCTGAAAAAGGCAATTGCCAATTTTAAAGGCATTAAGAGAAGATATACCAAACATATTTATCCAAACGGTAAAATCTACATCGATGATTACGCCCATCATCCAACAGAGATCAATGCCGTAATGAGTTCAGTAAGAACTTTTTATCCGGATAAAAAATTATTGGTGGTATTTCAACCGCATCTGTTCAGCAGAACAAGAGACTTTGCTGACGGATTTGCGGAAAGCCTCAGCAATTCTGATGAGCTGATCCTTCTGGACATCTATCCTGCAAGAGAACTTCAGGAAAATTTTGAAGGAATTACCTCAGACTGGCTTTTGGAAAAAGTAACCTTAGATAAAAAAGAAGTATCAGCATTATCCGATGCTTTTGAAAAGATAAAAGAAAAAGATTTTGACATTCTTCTAACCGTTGGCGCAGGAAATATAGACACCCTGTACGACCCTGTTTGTGAATGGATTTCAAAAATATAA
- a CDS encoding cell division protein FtsQ/DivIB: MKKKYRILKIAVTVIILGLLLSFSLKRFSGQKITDQKISVKMNEKTPVYFIDEKDIRAIVKKENPSGKVGDLNIPALEKKINSLPAVDSANVYLNLNGKLNLDIKQRVPVFRLNKDGRDFYVDQKGTEFPISKTYSHPCMLVTGNVKPEEYQKLAELVEKIDKDNFSKKFFIGISKYKDDYNLLTSEGNYKVEIGDLDNIEFKVKGFKAFVEKYLVYQDPQKYNMVSVKYQNQIVTTLNPYFKENDSILKAGNKELAKAPIPTSAKKPDLAPKPAEKKKPASSSAKPKENIKPKTTAKPKETKKAEKKPAAAKPKAKVKIE; encoded by the coding sequence ATGAAAAAAAAATACAGAATATTAAAAATTGCGGTCACTGTGATCATCTTAGGATTACTGCTGAGTTTCTCATTAAAGAGATTCAGTGGTCAGAAGATTACGGACCAAAAGATTTCTGTAAAAATGAATGAAAAAACACCGGTTTACTTTATCGATGAAAAAGATATAAGAGCCATTGTCAAAAAAGAAAACCCTTCAGGAAAAGTTGGAGATCTCAATATTCCCGCACTGGAAAAGAAGATTAACTCCCTTCCTGCCGTAGACAGTGCTAATGTATATTTAAATCTAAATGGTAAACTGAACTTGGATATTAAACAAAGAGTTCCTGTTTTCAGACTTAACAAGGACGGAAGAGATTTTTATGTAGACCAGAAAGGAACAGAGTTTCCTATTTCAAAGACCTATTCTCATCCTTGCATGCTCGTAACGGGAAATGTAAAACCCGAGGAATATCAGAAGCTGGCTGAATTGGTAGAAAAAATAGACAAAGATAATTTCAGCAAAAAATTCTTTATCGGAATCTCCAAATACAAGGACGATTATAATCTCCTGACCAGTGAAGGAAATTATAAAGTAGAAATAGGTGATCTTGATAATATTGAATTTAAAGTAAAAGGTTTTAAAGCGTTTGTAGAAAAATACCTGGTCTATCAGGATCCTCAGAAATACAATATGGTCTCCGTGAAATACCAAAACCAGATTGTAACCACTTTAAATCCTTATTTTAAAGAAAATGACAGTATTCTGAAGGCAGGAAATAAGGAGCTTGCAAAAGCCCCAATCCCTACATCAGCGAAGAAACCTGATTTAGCACCCAAACCCGCTGAAAAAAAGAAACCGGCTTCATCCTCAGCAAAGCCAAAAGAAAATATAAAGCCAAAAACAACGGCCAAACCAAAGGAAACGAAGAAAGCAGAGAAAAAGCCAGCAGCGGCAAAGCCCAAAGCAAAGGTCAAAATAGAATAA